The Acidobacteriota bacterium genome contains a region encoding:
- a CDS encoding Fic family protein, which translates to MTRYIHQLAEWPKFRWDQRALAGPLAETRHRQGRLLGRMESLGFTLQKEAELATLTLDVLKSSEIEGEKLDPTQVRSSIARRLGIETAGTVAAERNVVGVVEMTLDATQNYAKPLGDDRLFAWHAALVPTGRSGMRRIIAGAWRKDADGPMQVVSGPVGNEKVHYEAPALSLVGKEMSAFLVWANDSADKTDMVLRAALAHLWFVTIHPFDDGNGRIARAIADWALARSEHSPQRFYSMSAQIRHERNDYYDILEKTQKGTLDVTPWMEWFLGCLARAFDGTEVTLGAVLRKARFWDKHARMPLNNRQRDIVNRLLDGFEGKLTTTKWAKLEKCSHDTALRDIQSLIDQGLLQRDAGGGRSTSYSLVEA; encoded by the coding sequence ATGACCCGCTACATCCATCAGCTGGCCGAGTGGCCCAAGTTCCGATGGGATCAAAGGGCGCTTGCCGGACCTCTGGCCGAGACCCGCCATCGGCAGGGCCGGCTGTTGGGCCGGATGGAGAGCCTTGGGTTCACGCTCCAGAAGGAAGCAGAGCTGGCGACGCTCACACTTGACGTTCTCAAGTCGAGTGAAATCGAGGGCGAGAAGCTGGACCCGACCCAGGTGCGCTCCTCAATTGCCCGGCGGCTAGGCATCGAGACCGCGGGCACTGTTGCCGCCGAGCGGAATGTTGTGGGCGTGGTCGAGATGACGCTCGACGCCACTCAGAACTACGCGAAGCCGCTCGGCGACGATCGCCTGTTCGCGTGGCACGCGGCGCTCGTTCCGACAGGCCGAAGCGGGATGCGAAGAATCATCGCGGGCGCGTGGCGCAAGGATGCCGACGGCCCGATGCAGGTGGTTTCGGGGCCCGTCGGCAACGAGAAGGTGCACTACGAAGCGCCGGCATTATCGCTTGTCGGCAAGGAGATGTCCGCGTTTCTCGTATGGGCGAATGACAGCGCGGACAAGACAGACATGGTGCTGCGGGCTGCGCTCGCGCATCTGTGGTTCGTGACCATTCACCCGTTCGATGACGGCAACGGACGGATCGCGCGTGCGATCGCCGACTGGGCGCTGGCGCGCTCGGAGCACAGCCCGCAGCGCTTCTACAGCATGTCGGCGCAGATCCGCCACGAGCGGAACGACTACTACGACATCCTCGAGAAGACGCAGAAGGGCACGCTCGACGTGACGCCATGGATGGAATGGTTCCTGGGATGTCTCGCACGCGCGTTCGACGGAACGGAAGTGACGTTGGGGGCCGTTCTTCGCAAGGCGCGGTTCTGGGACAAGCACGCGCGCATGCCGCTGAATAATCGGCAGCGCGACATCGTCAACCGTCTGCTCGATGGGTTCGAGGGGAAGCTGACAACAACCAAATGGGCGAAGCTCGAAAAATGCTCGCATGACACCGCGCTCCGCGACATCCAGAGCCTCATCGACCAGGGCCTGCTGCAAAGAGATGCCGGCGGCGGCCGGAGCACGAGCTATTCGCTGGTCGAGGCTTGA
- a CDS encoding aspartyl protease family protein, protein MTPAAVPSFHAFTTKATGRSRRIVTPASIGAAFDPRTPPVPLPPQLAVQVLWDTGATGSVITAATAAALHLAPTGVVTVNHAGGSSLVNTYVVSITLPNQVGVAAVQVSECPDSAGQFNAIIGMDVITMGDLSISNLNGQTWMTFRIPSVEAADFVREADRLTYAGVPRNAPCPCGKTRSDGQPIKFKHCHGA, encoded by the coding sequence ATGACACCGGCCGCGGTGCCGTCGTTCCACGCCTTCACGACGAAGGCAACCGGACGATCGAGGCGGATTGTCACACCCGCGTCGATCGGCGCCGCCTTCGACCCAAGAACCCCACCCGTTCCCCTCCCGCCTCAACTGGCGGTACAGGTGCTTTGGGACACGGGCGCGACGGGAAGTGTGATTACTGCGGCCACCGCCGCGGCACTCCACCTGGCACCAACCGGCGTGGTCACCGTCAATCACGCAGGCGGCAGCAGCTTGGTGAACACGTACGTCGTCAGCATCACGTTGCCCAACCAGGTCGGGGTAGCGGCGGTGCAGGTCAGCGAATGCCCGGACAGCGCCGGACAATTCAACGCCATCATCGGGATGGATGTCATCACCATGGGTGATCTGTCGATCTCGAATCTGAACGGCCAGACCTGGATGACGTTCCGCATCCCGTCCGTGGAAGCCGCCGACTTCGTGCGAGAGGCCGACCGCCTCACCTACGCGGGCGTACCACGCAACGCCCCGTGTCCTTGCGGGAAGACGCGTTCGGACGGGCAGCCCATCAAGTTCAAGCACTGCCACGGCGCTTGA
- a CDS encoding helix-turn-helix transcriptional regulator yields MQYRTIIESLREGRLLHAMKQADLAQKLGMRQSQISNLERGSVNPRLSMVQDVARVLDFELMLVPRQLVPVVKGLVEAKGEPTEERPLYALDRADDRHGAGDDEPGIS; encoded by the coding sequence ATGCAGTATCGAACGATTATCGAGAGCTTGCGGGAAGGGCGGCTGCTGCACGCCATGAAACAGGCGGACTTGGCTCAGAAGCTCGGCATGCGGCAAAGCCAGATTTCCAACTTGGAACGCGGATCAGTCAACCCGCGGTTGTCGATGGTGCAGGACGTGGCTCGCGTCTTGGATTTTGAACTCATGCTTGTGCCTCGCCAGCTCGTGCCCGTTGTCAAGGGCCTGGTCGAGGCCAAGGGAGAGCCAACTGAAGAACGCCCTCTGTACGCGCTGGACAGGGCTGACGACCGCCACGGGGCAGGAGACGATGAGCCGGGAATCAGTTGA
- a CDS encoding type II toxin-antitoxin system HipA family toxin has product MMAVARQVRRQIARPVETLEVRVGDIAVGTLARLQDDATFFVFDPAYAADVNRPTLSLGYKGRDGNLVENLRPTRTKLPAFFSNLLPEGHLRQYLASRGAVHPDREFFLLWLVGADLPGAVVATASDGALPPRTEEEEPTHLEDDRPLRFSLAGVQLKFSAVMETSGGLTLPVGGVGGDWIVKLPSSRFKAVPETEYAMMTLAAAVGIQVPEVRLVPTSEISHLPADLPEGFGQTLAIRRFDRAEAGARIHIEDFAQVFNLYPNDKYARASYANIAEVLWAETGEAGASEFVRRLVFNVLIGNGDAHLKNWSLIYPDGRTTTLAPAYDLVGTVAYLPNQHLALSLAGTKDFTKIDADRLRSFAEKGGLPTRAVLRIARETAQAVRDIWPQHEPIRMLPDDIRRAIEHHMTTVPL; this is encoded by the coding sequence ATGATGGCGGTCGCACGCCAGGTTCGCCGTCAGATCGCGAGGCCCGTGGAAACGCTGGAGGTGCGTGTCGGCGATATCGCCGTCGGCACGCTTGCCCGCCTGCAAGACGACGCAACGTTTTTTGTGTTCGACCCCGCGTACGCTGCAGACGTCAATCGCCCGACACTGAGTCTTGGCTACAAGGGTCGCGACGGCAATCTGGTGGAGAATCTGCGTCCCACGCGCACGAAGCTGCCCGCGTTCTTCTCGAACCTCCTTCCCGAAGGACATCTGCGCCAGTATCTCGCGTCTCGCGGCGCCGTCCACCCCGACCGGGAGTTCTTCCTGCTGTGGCTGGTTGGCGCCGACTTGCCCGGGGCTGTCGTCGCAACGGCGAGCGACGGCGCTTTGCCCCCCCGAACGGAGGAAGAAGAGCCGACCCATCTCGAGGACGATCGGCCACTTCGATTTTCTTTGGCCGGCGTGCAGCTCAAGTTCTCGGCGGTTATGGAAACGTCTGGAGGACTGACCTTGCCGGTCGGAGGTGTCGGTGGCGACTGGATTGTGAAACTGCCCTCGTCGCGGTTCAAGGCCGTGCCTGAGACGGAGTACGCGATGATGACTCTCGCGGCTGCCGTCGGCATCCAGGTGCCCGAAGTTCGCCTTGTGCCGACTTCTGAGATCAGCCACTTGCCGGCCGATCTCCCGGAAGGATTCGGCCAGACACTTGCGATTCGCCGCTTTGACCGAGCGGAGGCGGGAGCGCGAATTCATATCGAAGATTTCGCTCAGGTCTTCAACCTGTACCCCAACGACAAGTACGCCAGGGCGAGCTATGCAAACATCGCTGAAGTGCTGTGGGCGGAAACGGGCGAGGCCGGCGCGTCCGAGTTTGTGAGGCGGCTGGTGTTCAACGTCCTCATCGGGAACGGTGACGCGCACCTGAAGAACTGGTCGCTCATTTATCCCGACGGCCGTACAACGACTCTCGCACCGGCGTATGATCTCGTCGGAACAGTCGCGTACTTGCCTAACCAGCATCTCGCGTTATCCCTGGCGGGAACGAAGGACTTCACCAAGATCGACGCCGACCGTCTTAGGAGCTTCGCGGAAAAGGGAGGCTTGCCCACGCGCGCCGTGCTCAGAATAGCAAGAGAAACCGCACAGGCTGTCCGGGATATCTGGCCGCAACACGAGCCGATTCGGATGCTGCCAGACGACATTCGTCGGGCAATCGAACACCACATGACGACTGTGCCGTTATGA
- a CDS encoding type II toxin-antitoxin system HicA family toxin translates to MKVRDMLKRLAEDGWAIVRQTGSHRQLRHPTKADTITVAGHASDTIPVGTYKSILRRAGLKEIR, encoded by the coding sequence ATCAAGGTTCGGGACATGTTGAAGCGACTGGCCGAGGACGGGTGGGCCATCGTGCGACAGACCGGCAGCCATCGACAGTTGCGGCACCCCACGAAGGCCGACACGATCACCGTGGCCGGACACGCGTCCGACACGATCCCGGTTGGCACCTACAAAAGCATCCTACGCCGCGCAGGCTTGAAGGAGATCCGATGA
- a CDS encoding ComF family protein has product MSAVKVDPMKLQGPWADGYVLERQHTLSSEFLGHDSFGKPQFDTKRAELGELVFRLKNRSDRNTLDSIAETAVRFIESWNPTFDLIVPMPPSRKRAAYQPVVEIAMAIGKRLSKPVSTAAVNKIKDTPELKDVFDYQQRLKLLQGAFHVNHGAVGDKRILLLDDLYRSGATATVVAQDLVGGGAAAVYMLAMTKTRTRT; this is encoded by the coding sequence ATGTCAGCCGTGAAGGTCGATCCGATGAAGCTGCAGGGCCCATGGGCGGACGGGTACGTGCTCGAACGGCAGCACACTTTGAGCAGCGAGTTCTTGGGACACGATTCGTTCGGGAAGCCGCAATTCGACACGAAGCGCGCCGAGTTGGGCGAACTCGTGTTCAGACTGAAGAACCGAAGCGACAGGAACACACTCGATTCGATCGCCGAAACGGCGGTACGATTCATCGAGAGCTGGAATCCGACGTTTGACCTGATTGTTCCGATGCCTCCGTCTCGGAAGCGCGCAGCGTATCAGCCGGTGGTCGAGATCGCGATGGCCATTGGTAAACGGCTCTCGAAACCGGTCAGCACGGCCGCCGTGAACAAGATCAAGGACACACCGGAACTCAAGGACGTGTTCGACTATCAGCAGCGCCTCAAGCTGCTTCAGGGCGCGTTCCATGTCAATCATGGCGCGGTCGGCGACAAACGCATTCTGCTCCTCGATGATCTATATCGTTCAGGAGCAACCGCCACGGTCGTGGCGCAGGATCTCGTCGGGGGCGGTGCCGCAGCAGTCTATATGCTCGCTATGACGAAGACGCGGACGCGAACATGA